The Bdellovibrio sp. NC01 genome includes the window CCCAAAGTTGGATGCGGATGGATCGACAAAGCAAGATCTTCGATTCTTGCGCCCATTTCGATTGCAAGAACTGCTTCAGAGATCAAGTTTGAAGCTTCAGGACCCACGATGTGAACGCCCAACAAAACATGTGTTTTCTTGTCAGCGATCATTTTCACGAAACCTTCAGTTTCCATCATGCTCACAGCACGGCCGTTCGCGCCGAATGGGAATTTACCGATCAATAGATCGTTGTAGCCCTTCGCTTTCGCTTCAGCTTCAGTCATACCCGCAGATGCGATTTCTGGATCTGTAAATACAACCGCTGGAACTGTTTTCGCATCGTAAACACGGTTTGCACCAGAGATCACTTCAGCAACCAACACACCTTCGTGTGAAGCTTTATGCGCAAGCATTGGTTGGCCCGCGATATCGCCGATAGCAAAGATGTTTTGCACGTTTGTTCTGCGTTGAGCATCCACTTTTACGAAGCCACGCTCGTCAACAGCAATGCCTGCTGCTTTCAAGTTCGCTTGGTCACCGTTTGGACGACGTCCTACAGTTACAAGAATCTTATCGCATTTAACAACTTCGTCTTTACCGTTGATTTCAACAGTAACCTCGTAGCCGTCTTTAACTTTTTTCTGAGATTTAGCTTTCGCACCGTACATGATTTTTACGCCCGCTTTATCAAGCTTACGTACAACCACGTTTGCGCAATCTGGATCAACAACACCAGCCAATAGAGAAGGCATCGCTTCGATCACAGTCACTTCAGTACCTAGTTTACGAAGGTACGAAGAGATTTCCAAACCGATGTAACCACCACCGATAACTGCAACACGTTTTGGGATTTCGTCGAATGCCAAAGCGCCAGTAGACGAGCAAATATCTTTTTCGTCGAATTTGAAACCAGGGATTTCAATTGGACGAGAACC containing:
- the lpdA gene encoding dihydrolipoyl dehydrogenase, yielding MAQSFDVVVIGAGPGGYVAAIRSAQLGFKTAVIEREFLGGVCLNVGCIPSKAMITATHLLHKAQHNFKDMGLMIKGDINVDMKQLVKWKQSVCDKMSGGVGQLLKGYGVTHIKGDAEFKSSKEISVKSSSGTEAIQSKYFIVATGSRPIEIPGFKFDEKDICSSTGALAFDEIPKRVAVIGGGYIGLEISSYLRKLGTEVTVIEAMPSLLAGVVDPDCANVVVRKLDKAGVKIMYGAKAKSQKKVKDGYEVTVEINGKDEVVKCDKILVTVGRRPNGDQANLKAAGIAVDERGFVKVDAQRRTNVQNIFAIGDIAGQPMLAHKASHEGVLVAEVISGANRVYDAKTVPAVVFTDPEIASAGMTEAEAKAKGYNDLLIGKFPFGANGRAVSMMETEGFVKMIADKKTHVLLGVHIVGPEASNLISEAVLAIEMGARIEDLALSIHPHPTLGETIMECAEATLGHAIHIIQKPLKH